A single Microbaculum marinisediminis DNA region contains:
- a CDS encoding O-succinylhomoserine sulfhydrylase → MNERFDPLTASEDTLGLDTLLVHGGTVRSGFGETSEAVFLNSGFVYDSAEAAEARFKGEVDGFVYSRYANPTVAMFEKRMALIEGADAARATASGMAAVTAALLCQLKAGDHVVASRALFGSCLYVVEDLLPRYGVSCTLVDGTDLDQWAMAVRPETKVFFLETPTNPTLDVLDIAAIAAIAHDAGARLVVDNVFATPLGQRPLKLGADVVVYSATKHIDGQGRCLGGVILSSEDFIANELKDFYRHTGPSLSPFNAWVMLKGLETLALRVERHCASAVRIAAFLADQPGIRKVIHPGRPDHPQVDVAIRQMANGGPMVAFEVEDGKAGAFRFANALNIVKISNNLGDARSLVTHPATTTHQRLTPEARAALGIGDGMLRLSVGLEHPRDLENDLARAAAAV, encoded by the coding sequence ATGAACGAACGTTTTGATCCCCTGACCGCGTCCGAGGATACCCTCGGCCTCGACACCCTGCTGGTCCATGGCGGGACCGTGCGCTCCGGCTTCGGCGAGACGTCGGAGGCGGTTTTCCTCAATTCCGGCTTTGTCTACGACAGCGCCGAGGCGGCGGAAGCCCGCTTCAAGGGCGAAGTGGACGGATTCGTCTATTCGCGCTACGCCAACCCGACCGTCGCCATGTTCGAAAAGCGCATGGCGCTGATCGAGGGCGCCGATGCGGCCCGGGCGACGGCCAGCGGCATGGCCGCGGTCACCGCCGCGCTGCTGTGCCAGCTCAAGGCCGGCGACCACGTCGTCGCCTCCCGCGCCCTGTTCGGCTCCTGCCTCTATGTCGTCGAGGACCTGCTGCCGCGCTACGGCGTGTCCTGCACCCTGGTCGACGGCACCGATCTCGACCAGTGGGCGATGGCGGTCCGCCCGGAGACCAAGGTGTTCTTCCTGGAGACGCCGACCAATCCGACGCTCGACGTGCTCGATATCGCGGCCATCGCCGCGATCGCCCACGACGCCGGGGCACGGCTGGTGGTCGACAACGTCTTCGCCACGCCGCTCGGCCAGCGGCCGCTGAAACTGGGCGCGGACGTGGTGGTGTATTCGGCGACGAAGCACATCGACGGGCAGGGCCGTTGTCTCGGCGGCGTGATCCTGTCGAGCGAGGACTTCATCGCCAACGAGCTCAAGGACTTCTACCGCCACACCGGCCCCTCGCTGAGCCCGTTCAACGCGTGGGTGATGCTCAAGGGCCTGGAAACGCTGGCGCTTCGCGTCGAGCGGCATTGCGCCAGCGCCGTGCGGATCGCCGCCTTCCTTGCCGACCAGCCCGGCATCCGCAAGGTCATCCATCCCGGCCGGCCCGACCATCCCCAGGTCGACGTCGCGATCCGGCAGATGGCCAATGGCGGTCCGATGGTCGCCTTCGAGGTGGAGGACGGCAAGGCCGGCGCCTTCCGCTTCGCCAACGCGCTGAACATCGTGAAGATCTCCAACAATCTGGGCGACGCCAGGAGCCTGGTCACCCATCCCGCGACCACCACCCACCAGCGTCTGACGCCGGAGGCGCGCGCGGCGCTGGGAATCGGCGACGGCATGCTGCGCCTGTCGGTCGGTCTGGAGCACCCGCGCGACCTGGAGAACGACCTGGCGCGGGCGGCGGCGGCCGTCTAG
- a CDS encoding TrkH family potassium uptake protein: MLDFRPIFLVIGVLLATLGCAMLLPALVDVLFASDDWVVFLASSMITVFIGIAMWVTCRGAKVRLGLREAFVLTTSVWVVAAAFAALPFTWSRLDMSYTDAFFEAMSGLTTTGSTVIVGLDNAPPGILFWRSFLQWLGGLGIVVMAVAVLPMLQIGGMQLFKAEAFDTPDKILPRAAQISGSLTALFVGLTGLCAISYGFAGMEISDAVMHAMTTVATGGFSSRDASIGAFASPAVEWVSVVFMIAGSLPFLLYVRAIQGRPLVMIRDEQVRAFFLILLLLSVLAWLSEDQETVHAGAIRFREAIFNVTSIMTGTGYASVDYGTWGPLAAGIFLSATFIGGCAGSTSCGIKVFRVVVLLKDIRQHARRIVYPSGVFVKRYNGRPLPDNVSAAVLSFVFLFLASFAVISVALSLMGLDSITAISGAATAISNVGPGLGPIIGPSGNFAPLPDGAKWLLAIAMLIGRLEVFTVLVLFIPAFWRR; encoded by the coding sequence TTGCTCGATTTCCGACCGATCTTTCTTGTCATCGGCGTGCTGCTGGCGACGCTCGGCTGCGCCATGCTGCTGCCCGCCCTGGTCGACGTCCTGTTCGCCAGCGACGACTGGGTCGTCTTCCTCGCCTCCTCGATGATCACCGTGTTCATCGGCATCGCCATGTGGGTGACGTGCCGGGGCGCGAAGGTGCGGCTGGGCCTGCGCGAGGCGTTCGTGCTGACGACCTCGGTCTGGGTGGTCGCCGCCGCCTTCGCGGCGCTGCCGTTCACCTGGTCGCGCCTCGACATGAGCTATACGGACGCTTTCTTCGAGGCGATGTCCGGGCTGACGACCACCGGGTCGACCGTCATCGTCGGGCTCGACAACGCCCCGCCCGGCATCCTGTTCTGGCGGTCCTTCCTGCAGTGGCTGGGCGGTCTCGGCATCGTCGTCATGGCGGTGGCGGTGCTGCCGATGCTGCAGATCGGCGGCATGCAGCTGTTCAAGGCCGAGGCCTTCGACACCCCCGACAAGATCCTGCCGCGCGCCGCCCAGATCTCCGGATCGCTCACCGCGCTGTTCGTCGGCCTGACGGGACTGTGCGCGATCTCCTACGGCTTTGCCGGCATGGAGATCTCCGATGCCGTCATGCACGCCATGACGACGGTCGCCACCGGCGGATTCTCCTCGCGCGACGCCTCCATCGGCGCGTTCGCGTCGCCGGCGGTGGAATGGGTCAGCGTCGTCTTCATGATCGCCGGATCGCTGCCCTTCCTGCTGTATGTGCGCGCCATTCAGGGCCGGCCGCTGGTGATGATCCGCGACGAGCAGGTGCGCGCCTTTTTCCTGATCCTGCTGTTGTTGTCCGTGCTCGCCTGGCTGTCCGAGGACCAGGAGACGGTGCATGCCGGCGCCATCCGCTTCCGCGAGGCGATCTTCAACGTCACCTCGATCATGACCGGCACCGGCTACGCCTCCGTCGATTACGGCACCTGGGGGCCGCTGGCGGCGGGCATCTTCCTGTCGGCGACGTTTATCGGCGGCTGTGCCGGCTCGACGTCCTGCGGCATCAAGGTGTTCCGCGTCGTCGTGCTGCTCAAGGACATCCGTCAGCATGCCCGGCGGATCGTCTACCCGTCCGGCGTGTTCGTGAAGCGCTACAACGGCCGCCCGCTACCCGACAACGTCTCCGCCGCCGTTCTCAGCTTCGTCTTCCTGTTCCTGGCCAGCTTCGCGGTCATCAGCGTGGCCTTGAGCCTGATGGGCCTCGATTCGATCACGGCGATTTCCGGCGCCGCCACCGCCATCTCCAATGTCGGGCCGGGGCTCGGCCCGATCATCGGCCCGTCCGGCAATTTCGCGCCGCTGCCCGACGGAGCCAAATGGCTGCTGGCGATCGCCATGCTGATCGGCCGCCTGGAGGTCTTCACTGTGCTGGTGCTGTTCATCCCGGCGTTCTGGCGGCGGTGA
- a CDS encoding 2'-deoxycytidine 5'-triphosphate deaminase: protein MGETGENTNTAASDRAPGILPAEAIRRLVDNRQVIPGGDLAADQIQPASLDLRLGRTAYRVRASFLPGPNRTVRDRLDLLGLHKIDLTQGAVLETGCVYIVPLLEEVRLPAHLAADANPKSSTGRLDIFTRVITDNARAFDKVESGYHGPLYLEISPRTFPILVRTGSRLAQIRFRRGHALLSDHETLELHEAERLVDSDTPDITGGIAVSVDLAGKVGLVGYRAKRHTAVVDVDKRAGYDVLDFWEPVETRHGGSLILDPNEFYILASKEAVHVPPTYAAEMVPFDPLVGEFRVHYAGFFDPGFGHAAAGGHGSKAVLEVRSRDVPFIIEDGQIVGRLVYERLTERPGALYGTDIGSHYQAQGLKLSKHFHLPTH from the coding sequence ATGGGCGAAACGGGCGAGAACACCAACACGGCGGCCAGCGACCGGGCGCCCGGCATCCTGCCGGCCGAGGCGATCCGGCGGCTGGTCGACAATCGCCAGGTCATCCCCGGCGGCGACCTTGCCGCCGACCAGATCCAGCCGGCGAGCCTCGATCTCAGGCTCGGCCGCACCGCCTACCGGGTGCGCGCCAGCTTCCTGCCCGGCCCCAACCGCACGGTGCGCGACCGGCTCGACCTCCTCGGCCTGCACAAGATCGACCTGACCCAGGGCGCGGTTCTGGAGACCGGCTGCGTCTATATCGTGCCGCTTTTGGAAGAGGTGCGGCTGCCGGCCCATCTCGCCGCCGACGCCAACCCGAAGAGCTCGACGGGACGGCTTGATATCTTCACCCGGGTCATCACCGACAACGCCCGGGCCTTCGACAAGGTGGAAAGCGGCTATCACGGGCCGCTCTATCTGGAGATCAGCCCGCGCACCTTCCCGATCCTGGTGCGGACCGGTTCGCGGCTTGCCCAGATCCGCTTCCGCCGCGGCCATGCGCTGCTGTCCGACCACGAGACCCTGGAACTGCACGAGGCCGAACGGCTGGTGGATTCGGATACGCCGGATATCACCGGCGGTATCGCCGTCAGTGTCGACCTCGCCGGCAAGGTCGGCCTCGTCGGCTACCGCGCCAAGCGGCATACGGCGGTTGTCGACGTCGACAAGCGGGCGGGCTACGACGTGCTCGACTTCTGGGAGCCGGTGGAGACACGGCACGGCGGATCACTGATCCTCGACCCGAACGAGTTCTACATCCTCGCCTCCAAGGAAGCGGTGCACGTGCCGCCGACCTACGCCGCCGAGATGGTGCCGTTCGATCCGCTGGTCGGCGAGTTCCGCGTCCACTACGCCGGCTTCTTCGATCCCGGCTTCGGCCATGCCGCCGCCGGGGGCCACGGCTCCAAGGCGGTACTTGAGGTCAGGAGCCGCGACGTGCCGTTCATCATCGAGGACGGCCAGATCGTCGGCCGCCTCGTTTACGAACGCCTGACGGAACGGCCCGGGGCGCTCTACGGCACCGATATCGGCTCGCACTACCAGGCGCAGGGCCTGAAGCTGTCGAAGCACTTCCACCTGCCGACGCACTGA
- the apaG gene encoding Co2+/Mg2+ efflux protein ApaG produces MYRATTRGIEVTVEPAFSEERSALEAGAYFWTYTIEIVNTGAETVQLVNRHWRIVDALGKTFEVQGPGVVGEQPVLDPGDSFRYTSGVPLATPSGMMSGTYEMRTMAGDRFLAEVPAFSLDSPGVIPTIN; encoded by the coding sequence ATGTATCGAGCAACGACCCGCGGCATCGAGGTGACGGTCGAGCCGGCGTTCAGCGAGGAACGCTCGGCCCTGGAGGCCGGCGCCTATTTCTGGACCTACACGATCGAGATCGTGAACACCGGCGCGGAGACGGTGCAGCTCGTCAACCGGCACTGGCGCATCGTCGACGCGCTCGGCAAGACCTTCGAGGTGCAGGGCCCCGGCGTGGTCGGCGAGCAGCCGGTGCTCGATCCCGGCGACTCCTTCCGCTATACCAGCGGCGTTCCGCTCGCGACTCCGTCGGGCATGATGTCGGGGACCTACGAAATGCGCACCATGGCCGGCGACCGTTTCCTTGCGGAGGTTCCCGCTTTCTCGCTTGACAGTCCGGGCGTCATACCGACCATCAACTGA